Proteins encoded in a region of the Cytobacillus luteolus genome:
- a CDS encoding carbohydrate ABC transporter permease, translated as MELNKKVNYKTTNGIEIKQDSVWTKVKKNKIAYLFLLPKLLFFAVFMLIPIIWSFILSFQDVGVFNSEWVGLKNYIAVFKNEVFMVSLWNTFLYTIITVPAFVITALLIATLIHPLGKHSQSFFRAAFYLPQVTSMVIIAMVWRWMYNYRFGLFNYIMNFFGIENIDWLGQSATALPSLMIMAILIPPGSGIIIYLAAMNDVNPSLYEAAKIDGANAFQRWMKITVPLLKPTTLYLVILSTISSFQVFTQIIMMTGGGPGNSTETIVHVIYKTAFRDFNFGGASAQSMILFAIIMVFAIFQYRVLQSDK; from the coding sequence ATGGAACTAAACAAAAAAGTAAACTACAAAACAACAAACGGCATTGAAATCAAGCAAGACAGCGTCTGGACAAAGGTCAAGAAAAATAAAATTGCATACCTCTTCCTCCTACCAAAACTACTATTCTTTGCGGTTTTTATGCTTATTCCGATCATATGGTCATTTATTTTATCTTTCCAAGATGTAGGTGTATTTAATTCAGAATGGGTAGGGTTAAAAAACTATATCGCTGTATTTAAAAACGAAGTGTTCATGGTATCACTCTGGAATACATTTCTGTATACAATCATAACTGTTCCGGCTTTTGTTATTACAGCACTATTAATCGCTACATTGATACATCCGTTAGGTAAACATTCGCAATCATTCTTCCGTGCCGCATTTTACTTACCACAAGTAACATCCATGGTTATCATCGCAATGGTTTGGCGCTGGATGTACAATTATCGATTTGGACTATTTAATTATATAATGAACTTTTTCGGAATTGAAAACATTGACTGGTTAGGGCAATCTGCAACAGCACTACCTTCATTAATGATTATGGCAATACTTATTCCACCAGGATCTGGTATCATTATTTACCTTGCTGCGATGAACGATGTTAATCCATCATTGTACGAAGCTGCAAAAATTGATGGAGCAAACGCCTTCCAACGCTGGATGAAAATTACCGTTCCATTATTAAAACCTACTACGTTGTATCTGGTTATTCTGAGTACAATCTCATCTTTTCAGGTATTCACGCAAATCATCATGATGACCGGCGGGGGACCTGGAAATTCAACAGAGACAATTGTTCATGTTATTTATAAAACGGCATTTAGGGACTTTAATTTTGGCGGAGCATCTGCTCAATCAATGATCCTTTTTGCGATCATCATGGTCTTCGCGATTTTCCAATACCGAGTTTTACAATCTGATAAATAA
- a CDS encoding sugar ABC transporter substrate-binding protein produces MKKLFTMFALILLTLSVFAGCSKDSASTTESGDWEKWEGKITIWDGPRWADDKENKYHWLEAKKAEFQDKYPGVEIEIVQTPWAEFNDKLSVAIAGRAWPDIAAVDISGAININHIKQGVIEEVGAFYSEDELKDFYPNALAAYDFDGKYYGIPNSMTVHAMLLNLDIFEAKGVEPPVDGRWTYDEFVEKMKALTGDGVYGFSTYLLPGYYEAWPFLLMDGGYPLNEDATEYTFDSKEAISGLQKLVDLKFKHNVAPQEMGGADVGGTWNAWAAADQRSVAVQPWATWAIAAAQGEKFKTNFMVAEYPTGDTGEPVTIGGVGGWVMFKQEDADKKRMTAEFIKFISTADEQVEWAKNYGTFPSRQSAVDQNPFGDNPELAKAQELTTHAVAMPRHEKWARIDEAIQKELQLAANGEKTPEEALTDARKAVEGILGE; encoded by the coding sequence ATGAAAAAGCTGTTTACCATGTTTGCTCTAATTTTACTAACTTTATCAGTATTTGCAGGCTGTAGTAAAGATTCCGCTTCAACGACTGAAAGTGGGGACTGGGAAAAATGGGAAGGTAAAATTACAATCTGGGATGGTCCTCGTTGGGCTGATGACAAAGAAAACAAATATCATTGGTTAGAAGCGAAAAAGGCTGAATTCCAAGATAAGTACCCTGGAGTAGAAATTGAAATCGTTCAAACTCCATGGGCTGAATTTAATGATAAATTAAGTGTTGCAATTGCAGGTCGTGCTTGGCCGGACATTGCTGCTGTTGATATTAGTGGTGCTATAAATATTAACCACATTAAACAAGGTGTTATTGAAGAGGTTGGAGCTTTTTATTCTGAAGACGAATTAAAAGATTTCTATCCAAATGCTTTAGCAGCATATGATTTTGATGGAAAATACTATGGTATACCTAACTCCATGACAGTACACGCAATGCTTTTAAATCTTGATATTTTTGAAGCAAAAGGTGTTGAACCACCAGTAGATGGTCGTTGGACATATGATGAGTTTGTAGAAAAAATGAAAGCTTTAACAGGTGATGGAGTATACGGATTCTCTACTTATTTATTACCTGGTTATTATGAAGCATGGCCATTCCTGTTAATGGATGGCGGATACCCGTTAAATGAAGATGCAACTGAGTATACATTTGATTCAAAAGAAGCAATTAGCGGTTTACAAAAGTTAGTTGACCTTAAATTCAAACATAATGTAGCTCCTCAAGAAATGGGTGGAGCTGATGTTGGTGGCACATGGAATGCTTGGGCAGCTGCAGACCAACGTTCTGTTGCAGTTCAACCATGGGCTACATGGGCTATCGCAGCAGCACAAGGTGAAAAGTTCAAAACAAACTTTATGGTAGCAGAATATCCAACTGGAGATACTGGTGAGCCTGTAACAATCGGCGGTGTCGGTGGTTGGGTAATGTTCAAACAAGAAGATGCGGACAAAAAACGTATGACTGCAGAATTTATTAAATTTATTTCAACAGCTGATGAGCAAGTAGAATGGGCTAAAAACTATGGTACATTCCCATCTCGTCAATCTGCTGTAGACCAAAATCCATTTGGTGACAATCCAGAATTGGCAAAAGCTCAAGAGTTAACAACACATGCAGTTGCTATGCCTCGTCATGAAAAGTGGGCAAGAATTGATGAAGCAATCCAAAAAGAATTACAATTAGCTGCAAATGGCGAAAAGACTCCAGAAGAAGCACTAACAGATGCAAGAAAAGCTGTAGAAGGCATTCTAGGCGAGTAA
- the nagZ gene encoding beta-N-acetylhexosaminidase produces MENLTLRQKIGQLMVCGFKANSAVEASDEILELIRDYHVGGIILFGRNIGTPDEILLLNTRLQLEAKNAGQELPLLICIDQENGVVRRLGEGTTVFPGAMLLGATDDSNFAYEMGVATGTELKALGINWNLAPVVDVNNNPDNPVIGVRSFGENPEKVAEFGAAAMKGMQAAGVITALKHFPGHGDTNLDSHLELPTITHTMERLEEVELVPFKKCILEGADTVMSAHVYFPAIEKQPGVPATMSKSIITGLLREKLGFQGVVTTDCMEMKAISDTIGTAQGAVEAVKAGVDLIMISHLPTLQKDAIGAIEKAVENGEISIEQIDAALERVRNLKTRYLSWGDIAKTLDDVKVPDAVGCDEHQQMAEKAFRHGITIVKNEGILPLSTESTNKVLVMYPTNSYLTEVEDKRYSSNALGSVIKEVNPAATIESLPIHLTEEHTIDVIEKALEYEIIIVGTLTASNSPGHIRLIEKLSELGKKVIVIAMRSPYDISYLPPQIDAYIATYEFTTPALRMAVKAMYGVEMVTGKLPITLKK; encoded by the coding sequence ATGGAAAATCTTACGCTTAGACAAAAAATTGGACAGTTAATGGTATGTGGTTTTAAAGCAAATTCAGCAGTCGAAGCATCTGATGAAATACTTGAGTTAATAAGAGATTATCATGTGGGTGGAATCATCCTATTTGGCCGAAATATAGGCACACCAGATGAAATTTTACTGTTAAATACACGATTACAACTTGAAGCAAAAAATGCAGGTCAAGAATTACCACTACTCATCTGTATCGATCAAGAAAATGGAGTGGTTAGAAGACTAGGAGAAGGTACGACTGTGTTTCCGGGTGCAATGCTTTTAGGAGCAACGGATGATTCAAATTTCGCCTATGAAATGGGAGTTGCAACTGGAACAGAACTAAAGGCACTCGGAATTAATTGGAACTTAGCACCAGTTGTAGATGTAAACAATAATCCCGATAACCCGGTTATTGGGGTCCGTTCATTCGGTGAAAACCCTGAAAAAGTAGCTGAGTTTGGTGCGGCAGCTATGAAAGGAATGCAAGCTGCTGGGGTTATCACAGCACTCAAGCATTTTCCAGGACATGGTGACACAAATTTAGACTCACATTTAGAATTACCAACCATTACCCATACAATGGAACGACTAGAAGAAGTTGAGCTTGTTCCATTCAAAAAGTGTATTCTTGAAGGAGCAGATACAGTTATGTCTGCACATGTTTATTTTCCTGCCATTGAAAAGCAACCAGGTGTCCCTGCAACGATGTCAAAATCAATCATTACAGGACTACTCAGAGAAAAACTAGGCTTTCAAGGGGTTGTTACAACCGATTGTATGGAGATGAAAGCTATCTCTGATACAATTGGAACGGCACAAGGTGCGGTTGAAGCAGTCAAAGCTGGTGTTGATCTAATCATGATTTCACATCTTCCAACTCTTCAAAAGGACGCAATTGGAGCCATTGAAAAAGCCGTTGAAAATGGAGAAATTTCGATAGAACAAATAGATGCTGCATTGGAACGTGTTCGAAACTTGAAAACTCGTTATTTATCTTGGGGTGATATTGCTAAAACTCTTGATGATGTAAAAGTTCCAGATGCTGTAGGTTGTGATGAACACCAACAAATGGCTGAAAAAGCATTCAGGCATGGAATTACGATTGTAAAAAATGAGGGTATTCTGCCATTATCAACTGAATCAACTAATAAGGTACTCGTTATGTATCCTACTAACTCGTATCTAACAGAAGTGGAAGATAAACGCTATTCTAGTAATGCTTTGGGCTCTGTGATTAAAGAGGTGAATCCTGCTGCAACAATAGAATCTCTTCCCATTCACTTAACGGAAGAGCATACAATAGATGTTATTGAAAAAGCATTAGAATATGAAATAATAATAGTAGGAACCTTAACTGCTTCAAATTCGCCTGGGCACATTCGACTAATCGAAAAATTGTCGGAACTAGGAAAGAAAGTAATCGTAATTGCGATGAGAAGTCCTTATGACATTTCCTATCTTCCACCACAAATTGACGCATATATTGCAACGTATGAGTTTACAACTCCAGCTTTACGAATGGCAGTTAAAGCGATGTATGGTGTAGAGATGGTCACTGGAAAACTACCAATTACACTTAAAAAATAG
- a CDS encoding carbohydrate ABC transporter permease: MSNQMSYKIGRIITYLLLIGMAVASLLPLYWIFSTALQLPSYQNEEMSKPISYVESNPPKVYPMGITEYFSQWEKKREATAQGDLEQAKYHGEKMTEVRQKTFESFVILFERTPILKWLFNSLYIAILGTVLIVLFDTMSGYVLAKKDFPGKMIIFWMIIATMMIPEQVTLVPTFIMVQKLQLFDTHWALILPSISLAFGVFLMRQFLLTIPDELIEAAKIDGASEWRIFWKIIVPLAKPAMAVLGIFTFVLMWNSFLWPIIVLNDKDLFTLPVGLKTLQDANLADFKLLMAGASVAAIPMIVFFLLFQRYFVKGLAMGGVKE; encoded by the coding sequence ATGTCTAATCAAATGTCTTATAAGATTGGTAGAATAATAACGTATTTACTATTAATAGGGATGGCTGTTGCCTCACTATTACCTTTATATTGGATATTTTCTACTGCCCTACAATTACCTAGCTATCAAAATGAGGAAATGTCAAAGCCGATATCTTATGTTGAATCAAATCCTCCTAAGGTGTATCCAATGGGGATCACAGAATACTTTTCACAATGGGAAAAGAAACGAGAAGCAACTGCACAGGGTGACCTTGAACAAGCAAAGTATCATGGTGAAAAAATGACAGAGGTGCGTCAAAAGACGTTTGAAAGCTTTGTTATTTTATTTGAAAGAACTCCTATTTTAAAATGGCTGTTTAATAGTCTTTATATAGCCATATTAGGAACAGTGCTAATTGTATTATTTGATACGATGTCTGGCTATGTACTGGCCAAAAAGGACTTTCCAGGTAAAATGATTATCTTTTGGATGATCATTGCGACAATGATGATACCTGAACAAGTTACTCTCGTTCCAACCTTCATCATGGTTCAAAAATTACAATTATTTGATACACATTGGGCATTAATTCTACCAAGTATCTCTTTAGCATTTGGTGTTTTCTTAATGAGACAATTCTTACTTACAATTCCAGATGAACTAATTGAGGCTGCCAAAATAGATGGGGCATCTGAATGGAGAATTTTTTGGAAAATTATCGTGCCACTAGCTAAGCCAGCAATGGCAGTATTAGGAATTTTTACGTTCGTGTTAATGTGGAACTCTTTTTTATGGCCGATTATTGTATTAAACGATAAGGATTTATTCACACTACCAGTAGGTCTTAAGACATTACAAGATGCCAATCTAGCAGACTTTAAACTACTAATGGCAGGAGCAAGTGTTGCTGCAATCCCGATGATTGTATTTTTCTTATTGTTCCAACGATATTTTGTAAAAGGTCTAGCAATGGGAGGAGTGAAGGAGTAA
- a CDS encoding MurR/RpiR family transcriptional regulator: MSTTTGGLVILSEMLDKLPLSERKIATYILEDPNTAITLTASELGERSSTSGAAVIRLCKSLGLKGIQELKLKVAGDLHKKDEEGYRDIKPNESQATVIDKMTNNSIQTLRKTVEVLDRNELSKAVEAVKHAKTIHFFGVGASSIIALDAQQKFMRINKQATAFTDIHIVAMLIANVEPGDVVFGISFSGETIEVAKILDLAHKKGAKTISLTKFGSSPVSDRAQIKLYTSASKEATFRSGATSSRLAQLHIIDILFMSVATQNYDETIRHLDQTRETIDMLGNKMGKRIELRGEQE, translated from the coding sequence ATGTCAACAACTACTGGGGGATTGGTTATTCTATCTGAAATGCTAGATAAACTTCCACTTTCAGAAAGAAAAATTGCCACATATATATTGGAGGATCCTAATACAGCTATTACATTAACAGCAAGTGAGCTTGGTGAGCGCAGCTCTACGAGTGGTGCTGCTGTTATTCGCTTATGTAAGTCATTAGGATTGAAGGGAATACAGGAACTAAAGTTAAAAGTAGCTGGAGATTTGCATAAAAAAGATGAAGAAGGCTACAGAGATATTAAACCGAACGAATCACAAGCTACGGTTATAGATAAAATGACAAACAATAGTATCCAAACTCTTCGCAAAACGGTAGAAGTATTAGATCGTAATGAGCTTTCTAAAGCCGTTGAAGCTGTTAAACATGCAAAAACGATTCACTTTTTTGGTGTAGGAGCATCAAGTATTATTGCTCTTGATGCGCAACAAAAGTTTATGAGGATTAATAAACAAGCAACAGCTTTCACGGATATACATATTGTTGCGATGTTAATTGCAAATGTTGAACCAGGTGATGTCGTCTTTGGCATTTCCTTCTCTGGAGAAACGATCGAAGTGGCAAAAATTTTGGATTTAGCTCACAAAAAGGGTGCCAAAACTATTTCATTAACAAAATTCGGTTCATCACCTGTTTCTGACCGAGCACAAATTAAGCTGTATACCTCAGCGTCTAAGGAGGCAACTTTCCGAAGTGGTGCCACTTCTTCGAGGTTGGCTCAACTTCATATCATTGATATTTTGTTCATGTCTGTTGCTACACAAAATTATGATGAGACTATTCGTCATTTAGATCAAACACGTGAAACGATTGACATGCTTGGTAATAAAATGGGGAAGAGAATTGAGCTGCGAGGTGAACAGGAATGA
- a CDS encoding serine hydrolase domain-containing protein, protein MDEKVKVFIESQIHAGVFPGAVVYVKKDNTVLLHEAYGKALNTKDDKRDMNKDTLFDIASLTKVVITTIILKLISENKFSLHSTVAELLPAVTDESIGTISLQQLLTHSSGLLDWYPFYSSSEDFYNQLVKIVSTNEKTEGVRYSDLNYMLLAEIVKESTKRSLQEALNQYIRIPLNAKTMSYGPVVSNNVAATEFGNRIEQNMCKERNVSFSGWRDINLPICGQVNDGNAYYYFKGVSGHAGLFADAEDLSKIGEVYTNLGKLDGKEYISQSIVEQAIAKQIGTRGLGWELSDIYPTGCGHTGFTGTSLWIDPVRRLTVVVLTNRLHTDSPQNINAFRRKLHEMIDAAV, encoded by the coding sequence ATGGATGAGAAAGTAAAGGTCTTTATTGAATCCCAAATTCATGCTGGTGTGTTTCCTGGTGCAGTTGTTTATGTAAAAAAGGATAATACGGTCTTGCTTCACGAAGCCTATGGAAAGGCGCTTAATACGAAAGATGATAAGCGGGATATGAACAAAGATACACTATTCGATATTGCTTCATTAACAAAAGTGGTTATTACAACGATTATTTTAAAGCTAATCTCAGAGAATAAATTCTCATTACATTCAACCGTTGCAGAGCTTCTGCCGGCTGTTACTGATGAATCCATTGGTACTATTTCTCTTCAACAACTATTAACACACAGTTCAGGATTACTAGATTGGTATCCATTTTATTCGAGTAGTGAGGATTTTTATAATCAGTTAGTAAAAATTGTCTCGACGAATGAAAAAACAGAAGGTGTACGGTATAGTGATTTGAATTATATGTTACTAGCTGAGATTGTTAAGGAATCTACGAAACGATCCTTACAAGAAGCTCTTAATCAATATATTAGAATTCCATTGAACGCAAAAACAATGAGCTATGGTCCTGTTGTTTCAAATAATGTAGCTGCAACAGAGTTTGGGAATCGAATAGAACAAAACATGTGTAAGGAACGAAATGTATCGTTTTCAGGTTGGAGGGATATTAATCTTCCCATATGTGGACAAGTAAATGACGGAAATGCGTATTATTACTTTAAGGGTGTTTCTGGGCATGCGGGTCTTTTTGCCGATGCAGAGGACTTGAGTAAGATTGGTGAGGTTTATACTAACCTTGGAAAGTTAGATGGTAAAGAGTATATATCTCAATCGATAGTAGAGCAGGCGATAGCCAAGCAGATAGGTACTAGAGGGCTTGGATGGGAGCTATCAGACATTTATCCGACTGGCTGTGGACATACCGGGTTCACAGGTACATCCTTATGGATTGATCCAGTGAGAAGACTGACTGTCGTGGTACTTACAAACAGACTTCATACAGATAGCCCGCAAAATATAAATGCGTTTAGAAGGAAGCTGCATGAAATGATAGATGCCGCTGTTTAA
- a CDS encoding anhydro-N-acetylmuramic acid kinase, giving the protein MIEFLSAIHSKNKKLIVGLMSGTSLDGVDAALVEIEGYGKQTKVNLLGFETVAFTENEKNEILQLCNPETSSVDKICHMNVELGKKFSAAALHVISKAGKKPGDIDLISSHGQTIYHMPQVGATLQIGELAVISANTGCVTVGDFRPNDMAVGGQGAPLVPFVDYLLFHHRSIGRILLNVGGMSNITVIPTNSKEENILAFDTGPGNVLIDAIVTIGTNGNESFDSGGKYAQMGTVDTQWLQKLVDSDSFVHEAPPKSTGREYYTSDVARNLWLEGRARGLSFESIIATVTQFTVETIALNIEQCLKNEVDISEVLVGGGGVHNTFIMNALQKRLKQNVLSMEAINVSSDAKEAVAFAILGNEFIHGNTNNLPSATGAKRKTMMGKLVLP; this is encoded by the coding sequence ATGATCGAATTCCTGTCTGCTATTCATTCGAAAAATAAGAAGCTTATTGTTGGATTGATGTCTGGCACTTCACTAGATGGGGTAGATGCAGCCCTTGTAGAGATTGAGGGATACGGAAAACAAACGAAAGTGAATCTACTAGGATTTGAAACAGTAGCTTTTACTGAGAATGAAAAAAATGAAATATTACAATTATGTAACCCTGAAACATCTTCGGTCGATAAAATCTGCCACATGAATGTAGAGCTAGGGAAGAAATTCTCGGCTGCAGCCTTACATGTCATTTCAAAAGCAGGTAAGAAACCAGGTGATATTGATTTGATTAGTTCACACGGTCAAACAATTTACCACATGCCCCAAGTTGGAGCGACTCTTCAAATCGGGGAGCTAGCTGTTATTTCAGCGAATACAGGATGTGTTACAGTAGGAGATTTCAGGCCAAATGACATGGCTGTAGGTGGGCAAGGAGCACCACTTGTACCTTTTGTTGATTACTTACTTTTCCATCATCGGAGTATTGGCAGAATACTACTAAACGTAGGTGGAATGAGCAATATAACTGTGATTCCTACTAATTCAAAAGAAGAAAACATACTTGCCTTTGATACAGGGCCAGGGAATGTGTTAATAGATGCAATTGTAACAATTGGCACCAATGGGAATGAAAGTTTCGACTCAGGCGGCAAATATGCACAAATGGGTACAGTTGATACCCAATGGCTTCAAAAACTAGTGGACTCAGATTCGTTTGTTCATGAAGCACCTCCAAAAAGTACTGGTAGAGAATATTATACGAGTGATGTTGCTCGTAATCTATGGCTCGAAGGAAGAGCAAGAGGGCTTTCATTTGAATCGATTATTGCCACGGTAACACAATTCACAGTTGAAACAATTGCTCTTAATATTGAACAGTGCTTAAAAAATGAAGTGGATATTAGTGAGGTTTTAGTTGGTGGAGGTGGTGTTCATAATACATTTATTATGAATGCGCTCCAAAAAAGACTGAAGCAAAACGTCTTATCGATGGAAGCCATTAATGTATCTAGTGATGCAAAAGAGGCTGTTGCATTTGCCATTTTAGGCAATGAGTTTATACATGGAAATACGAATAATCTTCCTTCAGCAACAGGTGCAAAAAGAAAAACGATGATGGGGAAGTTAGTGTTACCCTAG
- the nagZ gene encoding beta-N-acetylhexosaminidase — protein MKIKKLVVGMALIVILIFVIMEFTDTIPLNKDDHKINSTQINKSSNSNWNDVVSQKISLDDFIATLTLEEKVGQLLMPDFREWNDIPVASLNDEIESEIQNKHIGGVILFAENFKNKAQTTHLISSMQEQAEIPLMISVDQEGGLVTRIPFMPSMPGNMALGATNDPTLAKEVGIGIGSELRSLGIHVNFGPVLDVNNNPNNPVIGVRAFGDDPNTVIKLGHAYMEGLNEAGVLAVGKHFPGHGDVSLDSHFVLPESNKTINDLQKLELVPFKSLIESGIQGIMTAHIAFHKIEPETVKSKKDGLPIELPATLSPKIITDILRIDLSFQGLIFTDAMDMKAVANHFGTAEASILAVEAGVDIVLMPENLQHAFDGIVDAVKTGRIEEERIDESVKRILQVKSSTLFQESTEFTKLSTKEIVELEQRVANASITIVSGDQILPLDETSEEKIALVAFDRQSLTRLTNATKKYQWRNEPILLSKSKNWSGKLSNDQLKKIKEAKTVIVATNTANEEDLSKNGWKMGAVQSIIDIGKQSIIVSTRNPYDSRTLENYDAYIAQYDTGTASFNAALDVLFGKKQAQGVLPVRVNE, from the coding sequence ATGAAAATTAAGAAACTAGTAGTGGGAATGGCTCTTATCGTTATTCTCATATTTGTGATTATGGAATTTACTGACACGATTCCTCTTAATAAGGATGATCATAAAATTAATTCAACACAAATCAATAAATCTAGTAATAGCAATTGGAATGATGTCGTATCACAAAAGATATCCTTGGATGACTTTATTGCGACTCTCACGTTAGAAGAAAAGGTTGGCCAGCTACTGATGCCAGATTTCCGTGAATGGAATGATATACCAGTCGCTAGTTTGAATGATGAAATAGAGTCAGAAATTCAAAACAAGCATATAGGTGGAGTTATCCTTTTTGCTGAGAATTTTAAAAATAAAGCCCAGACGACTCATTTAATTTCATCGATGCAAGAGCAGGCTGAAATTCCTTTAATGATAAGTGTTGACCAAGAAGGTGGCCTTGTAACACGTATTCCATTTATGCCATCAATGCCTGGAAATATGGCTTTAGGTGCCACGAATGATCCTACCTTAGCCAAAGAAGTTGGAATAGGTATTGGTTCCGAATTAAGGAGTTTAGGCATTCATGTTAATTTCGGTCCGGTTCTGGATGTAAATAATAATCCTAACAACCCAGTTATCGGAGTGCGTGCTTTTGGAGATGACCCTAATACTGTTATTAAACTAGGCCATGCGTATATGGAAGGTTTAAACGAAGCGGGTGTTCTTGCTGTAGGTAAGCATTTTCCAGGGCATGGTGATGTTTCACTTGATTCACATTTTGTGCTACCAGAGAGTAATAAAACGATAAATGATTTACAAAAACTTGAGCTTGTTCCTTTTAAGTCACTAATTGAGAGTGGTATCCAAGGAATCATGACTGCACATATAGCTTTTCATAAAATAGAACCTGAAACGGTTAAATCCAAAAAAGATGGACTTCCAATTGAACTTCCAGCAACGCTTTCTCCGAAGATCATAACAGACATTCTCCGAATTGACCTTTCGTTTCAAGGGTTAATTTTTACAGACGCAATGGATATGAAAGCAGTTGCTAATCACTTTGGGACGGCTGAAGCATCTATTCTTGCAGTAGAAGCGGGTGTTGATATTGTCCTCATGCCAGAGAATTTACAACATGCATTTGATGGGATTGTCGACGCGGTTAAGACAGGACGTATAGAAGAGGAGAGAATTGATGAATCGGTTAAAAGAATTCTTCAAGTCAAATCTTCTACTCTATTTCAAGAGTCTACTGAATTTACAAAACTCAGTACGAAAGAAATCGTAGAGCTTGAACAAAGAGTTGCGAATGCATCCATTACTATTGTTTCAGGCGATCAAATACTACCACTTGATGAAACTTCTGAGGAAAAAATTGCTCTAGTTGCATTTGACCGACAAAGTTTAACAAGATTAACTAATGCGACCAAAAAATATCAATGGCGGAATGAACCTATTTTGCTGTCTAAGTCTAAAAACTGGTCTGGAAAGCTAAGTAATGATCAATTAAAGAAGATTAAGGAAGCAAAGACAGTTATCGTTGCAACCAACACAGCAAATGAAGAAGACTTAAGTAAGAACGGCTGGAAAATGGGTGCGGTTCAATCAATCATCGACATTGGTAAACAATCAATCATCGTTTCTACACGTAATCCATATGATAGTCGAACTCTAGAGAACTATGATGCTTATATAGCACAATACGATACAGGAACTGCTTCATTTAATGCAGCATTAGATGTGTTGTTTGGAAAAAAACAAGCACAAGGAGTTTTACCTGTACGAGTTAATGAATAA